Within Streptomyces sp. SS1-1, the genomic segment CGCCCGCCGAGTACGACGAGGAGTACGCCGAGCGGCTGCGGTCGCTGATCGGGCGGCACGCGGACGACCTGGCGGCCGTCATCGTCGAGCCGGTGGTGCAGGGCGCGGGCGGGATGCGGTTCCACTCCCCCGCGTATCTGCGGGTGCTGCGGGAGGCGTGCGACGCGCACGACGTGCTGCTCGTGTTCGACGAGATCGCGACCGGCTTCGGGCGTACGGGCGCCCTGTTCGCGGCGGAGCACGCGGCGGTGACGCCGGACGTCATGTGTGTGGGCAAGGCCCTGACCGGCGGATACATGACCATGGCGGCGACGCTGTGCACGGCTCGCGTGGCGGACGGCATCTCGCGCGGCGAGGTGCCGGTGCTCGCCCACGGCCCGACCTTCATGGGCAACCCGCTGGCGGCGGCGGTCGCCTGCGCGTCGATCGAGCTGCTGCTGGGCCAGGACTGGCGGGCCGAGGTCGGGCGGATCGAGGCGGGGCTGCGGTCCGGTCTGGCGGCCGCGGCGGACCTGCCGGGCGTCAAGGACGTACGGGTGCTGGGCGCGATCGGTGTCGTGCAGTTGGACCACGAGGTGGACGTGCGGGCGGCGACGGCGGCCGCCGTGCGCGAGGGCGTGTGGCTGCGGCCGTTCCGCGACCTCGTCTACACGATGCCGCCGTACGTCACGGGCGACGCGGACGTCGCACGGATCGCCCGCGCGGTGTGCGCGGCCGCACGAGAGGGCTGAGATGACGGTACTGGTGATCACGGGCACGGGCACCGAGGTGGGCAAGACGGTCGTCACCGCCGCGGTGGCCGCGGCGGCGCTCGCCTCGGGCCGTACGGTCGCCGTGCTCAAGCCCGCGCAGACGGGCGTGGGCCCGGACGAGGACGGGGACGCGGCGGAGGTGGCGCGGCTGGCCGGTCCGGTCACCACGGCCGAACTCGCCCGCTATCCGGAGCCGTTGGCTCCGGCGACGGCCGCGCGGCGGGCGGGCCGGGCGCCGGTCCGTCCGGCGGAGGTCGCCGAGGCCGCCGCGAAGCTGGCGGCCGAGCACGACCTGGTGCTGGTGGAGGGGGCGGGCGGGCTGCTCGTCCGCTTCGACGAGGCCGGCGGCACCCTGGCCGACGCGGCCGAGCTGATGGCGGCCCCCGTGCTGGTGGTGGCGTCGGCCGGTCTCGGCACCCTCAACACGACGGAGCTGACGGCCCGTGAGCTGCGGCGCAGGGGCCTCGACCCGGTCGGCGTGGTGATCGGCAGCTGGCCCGGCGAACCGGACCTGGCGTCCCGCTGCAACGTGGCGGATCTCCCGGAGGTGTCGGAGGTTCCACTGCTGGGGGCGGTACCCGCGGGCGCGGGCGGCCTGCCACCCGCCGGCTTCCGCGCGTCCGCCCCGGACTGGCTGGCACCTCGCTTGTTCGGCCGCTGGGACACGGAGGGGTTCCGGGAGCGGGCGGGGTTTTGAGGCGTGGCGGGGGGGGCGGGGCGCCGGGGGGCGGGGCGGATGCTGGCGGCGCGGGGCTCGGAGCGGATACGCGTCGGGGGGTGCGCGGGGCGGTAGCTCGCGGCTGCGTGTGCGTGAGGCGGGAACTGGCGGAGGGGCACGCGGGACGGAAACCGGCGGAGGGGCGCGCGGGACGGCTACGCGCTGAGGCGTGCCGGGTGGAAGCTCGCGACGGCGAGTGGTGAGCGGATACGCCCCTGAGGGGCGGCGGCTCGCGGCGGGAGACACGCGGCGGGTGCGGGCTGCCGAGGCGCGGCGGAGGCGGGGGCGCGGGGGGCGGATGCTCGCGGCCAGGGCGCGGGGAAATACACACGGCGGGTACGTGCTGCGCAGACGCGGGGCGGAATCTCACGGCCGGGGCGTGGGGTAGCGGCTCGCGGCGAGGCGCGAGGGGATACACGTGGCGGGTACGCACGGCAGATGCCTCCCGGCCGGGGCGCAGGGTAGCGGCTCGCGGCACGGGTGCGGTGCGGATACGCGCGTCGGGGTCCGCAAGGCGGCGGCTCGCCGCGGAGGGCGCGTGCGGAAGCGCGCCGAAGGATGCGTGCCCGGGGTACCGGCTCACGCCCAGCGCGGTGCGGACACCCGCTACGAGGTGCGCGGAGCGGACTGCTCGCGGCGGAGGGCGCACGCGGAACGCACCGAAGGACGCGTGCCCGGGGTACCGGCTCACGGCGGTGAAGGCGCCGTGGGGGGGGGTGCCGTGGTGTCGTTCGGGGGAGAATCGGGGGTGAGTCCCGTTCTGCCCGGGAGGTCCGATGGCCCTGCGATCCGCCCGTGCGGGCGTTCGTCCACGCGACGCCGTGCACCATCCGGTGTTCGCCCGCTGCTACGCCCGGCTGAGCGTCGGCGCCGAGACCCGGATGGGCATGGCCCTGATCCGGGAGCGGCTGCTGGACGGGCTGTCGGGCCGGGTGCTGGAGATCGGCGCGGGCAACGGCCTGAACTTCGCCCACTACCCGGCCACGGTCTCCGAGGTGGTCGCCATCGAACCGGAGCGGTCGCTGCGGCGGTTGGCGGTGGAGGCCGCGCTGCGCGCCGAGGTGCCGGTGGACGTGGTGCCGGGCACGGCGGAGGCGCTGCCGGTCAAGAGCGAGGGCTTCGACGCCGTCGTGCTGTCGCTGGTGCTGTGCAGTGTGCGGGACGTGCCGCGGGCGCTGTCCGAGGTGCGCCGGGTGCTGCGGCCCGGCGGGAGCGTGCGGTTCTTCGAGCACGGCCGGGGCGGCGGGCCGGCGATGCTGCGCACCCAGCGCGTGCTCGACCGTACGGTGTGGCCGCTGGTCAGCGGCGGCTGCCAGGTCTCGCGTGACCCCGTGGCGGCGCTGCGGGAGGCGGGCCTCGAACTCGGCCCGTACCGGCAGGTGATGATGCCGGAGAACGGGCCCGCCCTGCCCTCGTCGTACTGTGCGCTGGGCACGGCGTGGCGCCCGGTGGACGCCAAGACGTCACCGGGCCGGTGAGCCGGTCAGAGGCTCCAGCTCTCCAGTTCCCGCGCGATGTCCCGTACGGACGCCTCGCCGCTGTGCACCAGGCGGGCGAGGTCGCGCACCTGCTCGGGCGAGGTCGCGACCTTGAGGCCGCTGGCCACCAGGTAGGCGTAGGCGACCGCGGAGGCGAACATCGCGTTCGAACGCTCCAACGCGGGGACGTGCATGAGCAGTTGCAGCAGGGAGGCCGCGCGGGCCTGGGGGCTGTCGTAGACGGGGACGTCGAATATCTCGGCCTGATGGCGGGCGACGGCGGCGACGAGGGCAC encodes:
- a CDS encoding adenosylmethionine--8-amino-7-oxononanoate transaminase encodes the protein MPELPGLSVPELLDLDRRHVWHPYGPMPGRAEPLVVESASGVRLRLADGSGELVDGMSSWWSAIHGYNHPVLNEAAHEQLARMSHVMFGGLTHEPAVRLAKLLVDMSPEGLEHVFLADSGSVSVEVAVKMCLQYWRSLGRPGKRRLLTWRGGYHGDTWQPMSVCDPEGGMHELWAGVLPRQVFADAPPAEYDEEYAERLRSLIGRHADDLAAVIVEPVVQGAGGMRFHSPAYLRVLREACDAHDVLLVFDEIATGFGRTGALFAAEHAAVTPDVMCVGKALTGGYMTMAATLCTARVADGISRGEVPVLAHGPTFMGNPLAAAVACASIELLLGQDWRAEVGRIEAGLRSGLAAAADLPGVKDVRVLGAIGVVQLDHEVDVRAATAAAVREGVWLRPFRDLVYTMPPYVTGDADVARIARAVCAAAREG
- the bioD gene encoding dethiobiotin synthase, yielding MTVLVITGTGTEVGKTVVTAAVAAAALASGRTVAVLKPAQTGVGPDEDGDAAEVARLAGPVTTAELARYPEPLAPATAARRAGRAPVRPAEVAEAAAKLAAEHDLVLVEGAGGLLVRFDEAGGTLADAAELMAAPVLVVASAGLGTLNTTELTARELRRRGLDPVGVVIGSWPGEPDLASRCNVADLPEVSEVPLLGAVPAGAGGLPPAGFRASAPDWLAPRLFGRWDTEGFRERAGF
- a CDS encoding class I SAM-dependent methyltransferase, whose product is MALRSARAGVRPRDAVHHPVFARCYARLSVGAETRMGMALIRERLLDGLSGRVLEIGAGNGLNFAHYPATVSEVVAIEPERSLRRLAVEAALRAEVPVDVVPGTAEALPVKSEGFDAVVLSLVLCSVRDVPRALSEVRRVLRPGGSVRFFEHGRGGGPAMLRTQRVLDRTVWPLVSGGCQVSRDPVAALREAGLELGPYRQVMMPENGPALPSSYCALGTAWRPVDAKTSPGR
- a CDS encoding fic family toxin-antitoxin system, toxin component, coding for MSPLTIDLAWLLMVAEKRTPGDPTVTDWGALVAAVARHQAEIFDVPVYDSPQARAASLLQLLMHVPALERSNAMFASAVAYAYLVASGLKVATSPEQVRDLARLVHSGEASVRDIARELESWSL